One Bombina bombina isolate aBomBom1 chromosome 5, aBomBom1.pri, whole genome shotgun sequence DNA segment encodes these proteins:
- the LOC128660029 gene encoding oocyte zinc finger protein XlCOF6-like — protein MNSYVLGNHVNSSYLSFTTGSIRMIPQTPLVLDTNVYSQMVGISQQIFKDDDELAGTGQQSLCTGNNLVIKQEDNISDLSSDIIIPEDKPHIFTEFSKPFQCTVCEKSFRWKSHLLEHYKIHTGEKLHTCTECSKCFTQMDNLKTPKNIHKGEKPFTCTECGKSFTKKSHLEKHERIHTGEKPFTCTECGKSFAQISNLKTHKRIHTGKKPFTCAECGKSFTEKSVTEKSDLKTHERIHTGEKPFTCTECGKSFAQMSLLERHERIHIGDKPFTCTECGKSFTEKSDLKIHKRIHTGEKPFTCTECGKSFAQISSLKTHKRIHTGEKPFTCTECGKSFAQMSNLKSHERIHTGEKPFTCTECGKCFTENSDLKSHKRIHTGEKPFTCTECGKSFAQMSNLKSHERIHTGEKPFTCTECGKSFAQMSNLKCHERIHTGEKPFTCTECGKSLKEKGDLERHERIHTGEKPFTCTECGKSFAQMSNLERHERIHTGEKSFTCTECGKSFTEMCHLERHERIHTGEKSFTCTECGKSFTEMCHLKSHERIHTGEKPFTCTECGKSFTEMSHLKSHKRIHTGEKPFTCTDCGKSFTQISSLKTHERIHKGRNLSHV, from the coding sequence gcAATCACGTCAATAGTTCATAtctatccttcactacaggaagcatcagaatgataccgcaaactccatTAGTCTTAGACACTAATGTATATTCACAAAtggtggggatatcacagcagatatttaaagatgatgatgaattggcaggaactgggcagcaatcattatgtacagggaataatttagtcatcaaacaagaggacaacatttctgACTTATCTAGTGATattattatcccagaggataaaccacacatatttactgagttttcaaaacctttccaatgcacagtgtgtgagaaaagctttagatggaagtctcatctactagaacactacaaaattcacacaggtgagaaactacacacatgtactgagtgcagcaaatgttttacacaaatggataatCTGAAAACTCCTAAAAATATTCAcaaaggagaaaagcctttcacatgtacagagtgtggaaaaagttttacaaaaaagagtCATCTggaaaaacatgaaaggattcacacaggggaaaagccattcacatgtacagagtgtggaaaaagttttgcacaaataagtaatctgaaaactcataaaaggattcacacaggaaaaaagccattcacatgtgcagagtgtggaaaaagttttacagaaaaaagtGTTACAGAAAAAagtgatctgaaaactcatgaaaggattcatacaggggaaaagccgttcacatgtacagagtgtggaaaaagttttgcacaaaTGAGCCTTCTGGAaagacatgaaaggattcacatagGAGacaagccgttcacatgtacagagtgtggaaaaagttttacagaaaagagtgatctgaaaattcataaaaggattcacacaggagaaaagccgttcacatgtacagagtgtggaaaaagttttgcacaaaTAAGTAGTCTAAAAACTcataaaaggattcacacaggagaaaagccgttcacatgtacagagtgtggaaaaagttttgcacaaatgagtaatctgaaaagtcatgaaaggattcacacaggagaaaagccgttcacatgtacagagtgtggaaaatgttttacagaaaatagTGATCTGAAAAGTcataaaaggattcacacaggagaaaagccgttcacatgtacagagtgtggaaaaagttttgcacaaatgagtaatctgaaaagtcatgaaaggattcacacaggagaaaagccattcacatgtacagagtgtggaaaaagttttgcacaaatgagtaatctgaaatgtcatgaaaggattcacacaggagaaaagccattcacatgtacagagtgtggaaaaagtttgaAAGAAAAGGGTGATCTGGAaagacatgaaaggattcacacaggagagaagccgttcacatgtacagagtgtggaaaaagttttgcacaaaTGAGTAATCTGGAaagacatgaaaggattcacacaggagaaaagtcgttcacatgtacagagtgtggaaaaagttttacagaaatgtgTCATCTGGAaagacatgaaaggattcacacaggagaaaagtcgttcacatgtacagagtgtggaaaaagttttacagaaatgtgtcatctgaaaagtcatgaaaggattcacacaggagaaaagccattcacatgtacagagtgtggaaaaagttttacagaaatgagTCATCTAAAAAGTcataaaaggattcacacaggagaaaagccgttcacatgtacagattgtggaaaaagttttacacaaataagtagtctgaaaactcatgaaaggattcacaagggaagaaacctttcacatgtttag